Proteins encoded in a region of the Peromyscus leucopus breed LL Stock chromosome 15, UCI_PerLeu_2.1, whole genome shotgun sequence genome:
- the Dusp12 gene encoding dual specificity protein phosphatase 12 isoform X1: MLEAPGLNHGGGRRSAAASTAGHTVEVRPGLYLGGAAAAAPDRLMEAGITAVLTVDSEPGFQAGAGFEGLRSLFVPALDRPETDLLSHLDRCVAFISQSRAEGRAVLVHCHAGVSRSVAVVTAFIMKTDQLTFEKAYEHLQTVKPEAKMNEGFEWQLKLYEAMGYEVDTSSAIYKQYRLQKVTEKYPELQNLPQELFAVDPTTVSQGLKDDILYKCRKCRRSLFKSSSILDHNEGSGPIAFAHKRMTPSLALATGSQTQCTSYFIEPVQWMESTLLGVMDGQLLCPKCSAKLGSFNWYGEQCSCGRWITPAFQIHKNRVDEMKMLPALGSQTRKL, from the exons ATGTTGGAAGCGCCGGGCTTGAACCATGGCGGCGGGCGCCGGAGTGCGGCCGCTAGCACGGCCGGGCACACGGTGGAAGTGCGGCCGGGGCTGTATctgggcggggcggcggcggcggcaccagACCGCCTGATGGAGGCCGGCATCACCGCCGTGCTGACGGTCGACTCGGAACCGGGTTTCCAGGCTGGGGCTGGGTTCGAAGGTCTCCGGAGCCTCTTCGTGCCGGCGCTCGACAGACCCGAGACCGACTTGCTCAGCCACCTGGATCGCTGCGTGGCCTTCATCAGCCAGTCACGAGCCGAGGGACGTGCGGTGTTGGTGCACTG CCACGCGGGAGTCAGTCGGAGTGTCGCTGTGGTCACTGCCTTTATAATGAAGACTGACCAGCTCACCTTTGAAAAAGCCTATGAACACCTGCAGACCGTCAAGCCAGAAGCTAA GATGAATGAGGGATTTGAATGGCAACTGAAATTATATGAGGCAATGGGATACGAAGTCGATACCTCTAGTGCAATTTACAAGCAGTACCGTTTGCAGAAGGTTACTGAGAAGTATCCAG AACTCCAGAATTTACCTCAAGAACTCTTTGCTGTTGACCCAACTACGGTTTCACAAGGATTAAAAGATGACATTCTCTACAAATGTAGAAAGTGCAG GCGATCTTTATTTAAAAGTTCTAGTATTTTGGATCATAATGAAGGAAGTGGGCCAATAGCCTTTGCTCACAAGAGAATGACGCCATCTTTGGCACTTGCCACAGGGAGTCAGACTCAGTGTACATCTTACTTCATTGAACCTGTACAGTGGATGGAATCTACTTTGTTGGGAGTAATGGATGGACAG CTTCTTTGCCCAAAATGCAGTGCCAAGCTGGGTTCCTTCAACTGGTATGGAGAACAGTGCTCATGTGGTCGATGGATAACCCCTGCTTTTCAAATACACAAGAATAGAGTGGATGAAATGAAAATGTtgccagcactgggatcacaaacACGGAAACTATGA
- the Dusp12 gene encoding dual specificity protein phosphatase 12 isoform X2 → MLEAPGLNHGGGRRSAAASTAGHTVEVRPGLYLGGAAAAAPDRLMEAGITAVLTVDSEPGFQAGAGFEGLRSLFVPALDRPETDLLSHLDRCVAFISQSRAEGRAVLVHCHAGVSRSVAVVTAFIMKTDQLTFEKAYEHLQTVKPEAKMNEGFEWQLKLYEAMGYEVDTSSAIYKQYRLQKVTEKYPELQNLPQELFAVDPTTVSQGLKDDILYKCRKCSFFAQNAVPSWVPSTGMENSAHVVDG, encoded by the exons ATGTTGGAAGCGCCGGGCTTGAACCATGGCGGCGGGCGCCGGAGTGCGGCCGCTAGCACGGCCGGGCACACGGTGGAAGTGCGGCCGGGGCTGTATctgggcggggcggcggcggcggcaccagACCGCCTGATGGAGGCCGGCATCACCGCCGTGCTGACGGTCGACTCGGAACCGGGTTTCCAGGCTGGGGCTGGGTTCGAAGGTCTCCGGAGCCTCTTCGTGCCGGCGCTCGACAGACCCGAGACCGACTTGCTCAGCCACCTGGATCGCTGCGTGGCCTTCATCAGCCAGTCACGAGCCGAGGGACGTGCGGTGTTGGTGCACTG CCACGCGGGAGTCAGTCGGAGTGTCGCTGTGGTCACTGCCTTTATAATGAAGACTGACCAGCTCACCTTTGAAAAAGCCTATGAACACCTGCAGACCGTCAAGCCAGAAGCTAA GATGAATGAGGGATTTGAATGGCAACTGAAATTATATGAGGCAATGGGATACGAAGTCGATACCTCTAGTGCAATTTACAAGCAGTACCGTTTGCAGAAGGTTACTGAGAAGTATCCAG AACTCCAGAATTTACCTCAAGAACTCTTTGCTGTTGACCCAACTACGGTTTCACAAGGATTAAAAGATGACATTCTCTACAAATGTAGAAAGTGCAG CTTCTTTGCCCAAAATGCAGTGCCAAGCTGGGTTCCTTCAACTGGTATGGAGAACAGTGCTCATGTGGTCGATGGATAA